The Oscillatoria acuminata PCC 6304 genomic interval TTTCGAGCAATAGGGTTAGAATGGCACCGAGACTTTTGCCATGCTTGAGCCTGCATTTCAAAAGATAGATTAAAATACAGTTCATCGGGAGCAATCGGGGGAAAAGGATGGGTCACATTGGCATTCATGTCAGTTTCTCCTTATTTGAAAAGATTAAAACCATTTTTTCAGAACTTTCTCTAAATCCCCCTCGCTGAGGGAGATGGCTAACTGTTGTTGACACCAATACTGGATCGCCTCTAAGAATAGCCCTTCTGCTTGAGAGAGTTGGTTGACCACTTCCTCAATGGTAACGTGATAGCCAACACTCAGGCGACTGGCGATTTTTCGAGGTTTCAACCGTTGTTGATAATACAAGGTCAAAAGTTGATACTCCTCGCAATACCGGCTGGGAAATCGGGGGAGAACTTTGGTTTGATAATGAGATTTTAACCAAGTTTTGACCGTGGTGGTCACCAATTCCGTGAGTTTGAGGTGCAAAATCATCTGCAATTCTTTTAGGGATGCCGTAAGCTGACGGGTCAGCTCATTTGCAGTGCAATTTAACTTTTGAGTGACCTCTTCCTGAGATAATTGGGTGCCGTAGACATATCGGAGAATTTTTTGCTGTTCCTCGGTTAACGTGGCAACCCCTTCTAATATTTTATCAGAAAGGAGGTTGGGGGAATGAATGGAATCTTGATAAGATTGTCGGATAAGTTTTTCGGTTGATGTCTCCACCCACAAGGCAATACAAAGCACTCTTCGCAAGGGATGTTTTGCCCGGTCTAGGGTCTGTTCTACTTCCCCGGTTTTTAGCTTATGTTCCGAGGCAATTTGAGGAATTGTCTTCTGCTTCTGATAGTGTTTTTCTAACAGCGATCGTTCGGGCTTGGATAGCGATTTAGTCATGGTTTCAATCAGAAATCCCTGAATTGGGGTTGAAAATTTCGGATGAGCATATCCCCCGGATAACCACTGGTTTAAATCCTGATTGATTCGTTCTAAACTAATGCCTTTTTTATCGGCTAACCACTGGCAGAATAAGGAAAGTAGGGTCTCGATATAGTCGGACTCTCGGCGGGAAATTTGGCTTTGATGAACCCCAAAAATTTGACCTACATCTTGTTGGCTGAGTCCCATGCCATAGCGTAGGGGTAAAAGTTTGACAATATAATCGGGTTTTTCTCCCTGAGCGATCGCCTGAGCAAACCTGGAGTTGAGTTGCTCCAAGTTTTCCGTCAAAATCTCCTGAACATTTCCCAATAAATCTGAGGATTTTGAGGAAGAAGTCGGGGAAACAACTGACTTTTGAAGACTGAGGCGATCTAATACATCGGGATTGTTAATATTGACTTCATCAAGCAGGGCACTGTCTCGCAAGGCTTGAACTGATTCCTGCATCCACTGGGCAATCTGTTCTGAGCTTTTGGGGGTATCTTGAAATACCGCCAAAGGGACTCCCGTTAACTCTTTTTCTTGATTGTAGTACCGCGAAACTTCGGCATAATCTTCCTGGTGAGGATTCGGCCATCGATCGCCTTTTTTGCGCCCGGGATGATTCACTCGGTTATCTTTATAAACTGACTTAAAATAATCCCATGAAAACATATATCGTTCAATCATTAGGTCCGAAATGCCTTGAGTTTTCAAAGATTGTCTTAACTCGCTTTCTTTAGCCATACAGAGCAGCCTCCAATCTGATGCTCGGGAAATCCCAAACTGTTCCAGTTTCTCTAAAATTTTGTACTCAAAAGCCCGTTTAAAATAAAATTCCATAGAAACTTTTCCCTGGCTTTCTTGGGCAGCATGGAGAAAATTTTCCAGAATTCTAATAATTTCATGGGGGGTATTAATAATATCTTGAACTTTAGAAAACCAGTGTTCCCAGGTATAACTTTTGAGACGTTTCCAGCTTTTGGCTGTTTTTTCAACGGCTCGATAAGCGGGTTCATCGAGATAAGCACAGAGTAGGGGGTAGAGTTCATATTTTTTGATGAAGCCCTTCGCCCTCTGCCTCGGCTGTCCCGGATAAACCCCAGCTAATTGCTCTGCCTGCCAGCGTTGAGCTAAATAAATCACAAATCTATTCCAATCTTCCGGTTCACCCTCGGGTTTATAGAGAGTTTGGATAAAATCATCAGTTTTTTTGAGTTGTTCCAGAGAACGATGAGCATCAGTTTTGACCACCCATTGGGGCTGATATTTGTTATGGGAAAAGCCAATTTCCAGGCTGGTGGTTAGTTTCTCATTGAGAGAAGTGCGGCAGCGGACGTGAGGTAGAATAGGCATCGTCTTGATTTTCCCTGAACTCATAAATGAATTTGAGTAGAGACCCTGACGAACAGTATAATGCACAAGTAAGCGATATAGAAGAGGGGAGAACCCACCGGATTTAAACCATCGATTGTTTAATGTTTGGACGAGAATGATGGGCGACGATCGCCTGATCTAATTCATCCAAAAATCCCCTGGGCATTTTTTCTTGGAGCATCAGCAAGAGTTGTTCTCCTCGTTGACATTGCACCGGGTCAATTCCTGTCTCCATCACCGAGTTGAGTCGCGGCAAGGCATCTTGAATCAGTTGGATTAAACCACTGAGGCAGCGGTAAAACTGTGTTGATTCGAGTTCTGCATTTTCCAGGGGTAATTCAATGCCAGCGCGAACTTCTCCCCCCAGAGAATCGTACTCCCAGCGGAGCATTTTCGTTTCCCAGGATAGGGAAAGCAGGGTACTCAACAGCAACTCCCGATAGGGATGCCGGTGAAACTGGAGGAGACGCGGCACATAAATTCGGCAAAATCTGCCTTGTTCTTTTAACTCGATCACAATCTGGAAGGGATTGAGAACTTCTGAACGAACCGCTGTAATAATTCGCGAATTCGCCCGATCGACTATATAGTTCCAGTTCCAGGCATCAAGGTACGCCTCGACCCGGGCAAGGGTGGTTCCCATCTGACTCTTTCCTAAATCGCCTACATCTGTGTAGTGGGAAAAAAATCAAAAACTTATGCACGCCTGAGCAAGATTCGTCCCAAATCCTTGCCTGCCAAAGATTAGGCGCGGTTCAATCTTTAGAATAGGTCAAGAGGTCCTACAGGCAGATGGGACCCCGGAAGGTTGTCATGAGCAACCCTTGTATAATCGCTATGGGCATTGGGTTGGGGGAGTTGAGGGCGAACTGGCGCAGTGCAGAGGGTGAAGGCGATCGCCAGTAAACTAACTGAGGCAAAACGGTGGGGCATTTCGCCCCGAAATGGATGCACCGTTGCCACAAAGACTAAAACCTAGACTAAACTGTGAGGGTGAGCCACATCCTCTTGGGAGAGTTATTGAAGGGGTTGGCAGAGGTTTTTTAGGATGGTTTCATGGTCTTTGCCTTCTAAAATCCAGGGTTCGGCGGGTTTAATGCGATCGCTCAGTCCGAGGATGAAACGGTTGCTGTCGGACCCTAATGATTCACAGGTGGTTTGAAGGCAGAGGAGGTCTCGACCTGTTAATTGACTGAAAAACGAAGTTAATATCCCCGCTTCTAAAAAACAGACGGGACGATTCCAGTTGGGGGCTTGGTCGGCGTAGGGGGAATTTTTGGCCAGGATGATCAGAAATCCATGTTGATAATGGTCTTGATTTAACTCAAAGCTCCCCCAACCCATTGTTTTCCAAAATTGCTGAAAGCATTGAATGAATTGGACCATTTCCAGTTGGGAGATGGTTTTTCCATAGTAATCGGAGATTTCTTCACAAAATCTCACATAAAAGTTTTTGCCCCACCATTTACCACAGTTGAAAAGGACGAGGCGGGCGGCAGACCCGGTTTCATGTTCGAGGCCGCTATAGATAGCAGAAATTAAGGTTTCGGGAATGGCGAGGAGGCGATCGCCACGGCGGTTTTCCAGGAGTCCGAGTTCTAAGTCTCCTTTCACATAGACGTCATAGGCAAAATAATTGCCGGGGAGTTGTTCTTCTTTGAGCAGGTTGGAAATAGAAATCATAGGGTTATGCTTAGGAATTCGTAAGTTGGGATAGGGATTGGCAGCCGTTGGAGGGGGAGCTATTCCGGTTGAGTCTCCTCCAATAACATGGTTTTGGCTTTCTCAAATAAAGGTTGAATCAGGGGAAAGTGTTTGTCACCGAGTTCAGCTTTGACCCCTTGAAGTAATAACTCGTACAGTTTACATTCGATGGTTTGGGTTTGGTGAGTTTGCACTAACCCAGTCATCCAATCGTTCAGGCGTAAGGCGAGAAAATCGGGGTCACTTAATAGCATGGCAGTCCCACAGTAGCGACTAATCAATAGCCAGTGTTTTAGGGCTCGTTCTAGGAGGTCCTGGCGTTCATCGGGAAAGGTCACGACAAGGCGATCGGCTACGGGTTGAAAAATCTGTTCTTCTTTGTCTCGGAGGATTTCATAAGTCTCCATGCGTCTAGCTAAGGAGACCGCATAGCGTCGAAAGAGTTCGAGTTCATTGGTCTGTAAATAACGCTGTTCAGCTTGCTCTAGCAGTCGCGCAATCTCGGGGTGCATGGTTGTCTTTTGACCTGGGTTTGAGGATAGGATAATTTTGAGAAAAACAGTCGCTTATTGAATCGCGACTGAAGTCGCTGTTTGGAGTCGCAACTTCAGTCATTGAGGAAATTCCTAAAAGGCTTCGAGTAAATCACTCAGGGTCACTTCCTCTTCTGAGGAGGAGGCGGTCCCGGCAGAGGATGATGGCTTAGGAAAGGAACCGACTTCTGGGGTCCCTTCCCAAGGCAACAGACGAAAATAATCCCCAACGACCAAGGTCCACCGGGAGGCGGGGTCGGTGGGCTGTCCGTTAGAACCTTGGGATAGGGGTTGTCCTTGCCAGTTACATTGACTAAAAAACTCTTGGACGGACAATTGTAATAACGATTTGCCGTTATTCATCGTAACCTTTCTCCGGCTTCTAACCGTTGTTGGATATCCCGAGCCGTGGCTCCTTCATTTTGCCAGAAGGCAGCGGCATCGATGCGGTCCTGACTGCCGAGTAAAAATTTACAGTAGGTTTCACCCATTGAGTAACACTGAAGTTCGATGCAACTTAACTGTTTGTTGACTAAGCAGGTGAAGAATCCCGCAAATAGACCGGCGTAGATGTAGCAGACGGGTTTGCCGACGTCGCCGAGGGTGCGGGCGACGGCAGAATCAAAGAGGTTAATAAACATAAATCCATGCTTGCGATCGCTCAGATCGACTTCCCAGCGGCCCCAGCCTTGAGCAGTAAAGGGCCACCACCAGGTTTCTAGCAAAAACATCAGGTTGGCTTGGCGAATATCTCGCTGATATTCTTTCTCAAACCATTTTTTGAAAAATTCGGCATCTTTGGTCCCCCATTCGCAGCCAATGGTGTACATGATCACCGAGGCGGCACTGCCGACTTCTTCTTCTAACCCTTCGACTAAGCCAATAATAAAGTCTTCGCTGGTCAAGGTATTTCGTCCCTCATTCCAGTCTGTGACAATCCCGGTGTCGGGGTGAAATGAAAAGAAATCCTGAAAGCCATAGTGATTGTGCTTTTTGGGCTGCTTTTGCTGACGATTCGGTTCTAAGTTGGCAGCCGGTTTTTTGTTGGTAGATACTACCATCAGACAATACTCCTTGTGATGGGATGGGGTCTTGGATTTGCTGTCCCGGTCAGTTCCGTTCCGTTAAGCGGCTTTCTGTCTGGGGGTGGGTGGTCGCGGTCCTCTGTACCGACGAGGCCATGTTCACCCGTGCCGGTCTATATTCTAATTTTAGGCAACTCAGCGGATATTTGGAACGATCAATTTCGCCACCCTGCACTAGAACCCTGGAAAATTGAGGCGAAAACTTCTACCATCAAGAATCATGTATTTTTATTGAGAAATTGTTACTGATTAATTTTCAGGATAAATTTGCCAACCTGGGTAAAAATCCGCAAGGATATGATTGACATTAAACCCACTTTGTGTATATAAAATAAAGTCAAGACTGAAGCCCGGGCTTGAGGCAGCAGGGGTTCCCCTTGGCCCTAAACCGAGGCTTTCAAGGCAGATTGGGGCGGATCCGGGGGATTATGCTGCCTGAGATGTCATCGGAACCGGCTGCATGGGAAGTTCAATTCGGAACTCAGTGCCTTGTCCCGGTTGGGAAAGACAGGTCAAAGAACCCCCATGTTTTTCCACTACGATTTGGTAACTAATGGATAAGCCCAAACCTGTCCCCGAACCAATGGGTTTGGTGGTAAAAAACGGGTCGAAAATTCGCGATCGCACCTCATCTGGAATTCCCGGACCGTTATCGCAAATCCGAATCACCACGACGTTTCCCTTCATCAAACCTGGGGTTTTCTCCCCAGTGGAACAGCGATCGCCTGGACTGGCACTAGCAACATCATCCTCCACCCATTCACTGCTGATTTTAATCCAACTGGGGTCGGCGCGAATCTGTTCTGGGGTCCGATCGCGATCGCGCATTTCCAAGGCATCGATGGCGTTACTCAAAATATTCATAAACACCTGATTCATTTGCGCCGCATAACAGTCCACCAACGGCAACTCAGCATACTCTTTAATCAAATGAATCGACGCCCGGTCCCCTTTAGACTTGAGGCGATGTTGCAAAATTAATAAGGTACTGTCAATCCCTTCATGAAGATTCACCCGCTTTTTCTCCGATTCATCCAGACGGGAGAAGTTTCGCAAGGATAAAACAATTCCCCGAATCCGTTCCACTCCCACTTTCATCGAAGATAAAATCTTCGGCAAATCTTCCTTCAAAAAGTCCGATTCGATTTCCTGACTGAATTCTTGAATTGCCTCATGGGGAGTCGGATAATATTCCTGGTACTGTTCCACCAATCCCAGTAAATCTCGGACATAATCCGTAACGTGAGTGAGATTTCCATAAATAAAATTCACTGGATTATTAATCTCATGGGCCACTCCCGCCACCAACTGGCCAAGACTCGCCATTTTCTCACTTTGCACCAGTTGACTTTGAGCTTGTTGCAAGTTCTCCAAAGTGACAGATAATTCTTTTTTTTGATGTTTCAATTGCTCGAAGAGTTCAGCTTGATGCACGGCTACCCCAAACTGAGCGCCAATTTGACTGAGTAACTCCACCTCATACTCATACCAATGACGAGGACCGGAATTTTGATAGGCTGCCAGCAATCCCCACAAGGTTTCTCCGGCGAGGATGGGAACAATGATATAGGCTTTGGCTTGAAATGTTTCTAACAGTTCAATGTGGCATTGAGCATGGCCGACATTGTAGATATCATTAACAGCAAGGGCTTGATTTTCGCGGTAGCGTCCGCCTTGGGTTTCCTGGAGGTGAGTATCGGCGATATCGGGCAGGTTACCCATGAGGGGGTTCCAGCCTGGGGAAACGGATTCCCCGACGAAGTTGCCACTCCAATCGGGTTTGAAGCGATAGACCCCGACGCGATCGGCTTCTAGGAGTTGCCGGACTTCTTGGGTGGTCGTCTGGAAGAGGGTATGGATATCCAGCGATCGCCGGATTTTCTCAATTGTCGTAGCTAAGGCTCGTTCTCGTTGGGCCGCCTGGGTTAATTGTGAGGTTTGGGCTTGGAATTGCCCCTGTTCTTCAAATCGCTCCAGGGCTAGACCCAAGTGAGAAGCAGTCAGGCGCAGAAACTCAATTTCGCTTGCTTCCCACTGGCACTCTTCTTGACATTGATGCACCCAGAGGAGTCCCCAGAGGTTATCTTTTTGGTGGAGGGGGATACAGAGGTGAGATTTAACCTGTAATCGAATTAATAAATCTTGATAGCTTGGGGGGAGATCAAACGGGGAAATATCTGGAATGACCTGAATTCCCCCAAGCTGATAGTAGGGATTACAGTCGTCTGCCCGGTGGCGATCGCCTAATTCTGCTCCCAATACCGCTAAAGCAGGCAGTCGCACATCTTCGGCAATAATTTGTCCCCAACTGCTCTGAGATTCGGGCCATAACCGAAAAACCGCAACGCGATCGACATCTAATAACTGGCGCAGATCAGTCACTGTGGCTTGAAAGAGGTGTTCTAAATCCAGGGATTCTCGAATCCGGGCGATCGCCCGAGACAAGGTTTTGTACGGTTCCGTTGCACCCTGAGCGATCGACGTTCTTCGTTGTGACTTCATCAAAAAACCTCCCCGCTGCGAAATCTCCGTGTCTATCGCTGTGACGCTCAGTAAACGTTTCATGGGTCATGCTCCACCATCTTGTATTCTACCTTCCACCCTGCTGACTGTTCCTTTCGGGATTGATATTGAATGGAGTAGATGCACGAAGTCAATTGATATCCCGAACGTTACCGGATTCCTTCTTATTATAAGATTTATAATTTTTTTGGGGCTGTGTATGTTAGCTAATTTTTCCGGGTTAATCGTTACGGGGAGTGGTTCTCCATCAGACTATCAATTCATCTGATTGTCCCGATAAATTTTTCCTATGCTCTACAGAGATTCGTCTTCAACCCTAATTACGAAGGGAGGGGTCAAACCAAATTGCCCCTCCCTCCAAACCAACCCGGGAAAATCCGCCCAAGGGTTTCGGAAGCTACCAATTGGAGGGCAGATGGGTGGAGTTTGATGCCTCCGCCTCCGAGGTAGCAGAGGGTTTGGATTGAAGAATCGGAATTTCAATCCAAAATTCAGTTCCTCGACCCGGTTCCGAGAGACATTTAAAGGTTCCCGCGTGTTTATCCACCACAATTTGTTTACTGATGGAAAGGCCCATTCCTGTACCCTTACCAATCTCTTTCGTGGTAAAAAAGGGTTCAAAAATGCGCGATCGCAGATGTTCGGGAATGCCCGGACCATTATCAAAAATACAAATCGCCGCATTTGTTGTCTCGTCATCTCCCGTCAGGGTAGTGCGAATCGTAATTCGACAGGGGTCCTGATGGCGCTCTTGCGGCGATCGCTCTTTATCCCAGTCCTCTAATGCATCAATGGCATTACTCAAGAGATTCATAAACACCTGATTGAGCTGTCCGGCAAAGCATTCCACCGGAGGCAGTTCCCCATATTCTTTGACAATTTCAATTCCCAGGCGATCGCCTTTGGCTTTAAATCGGTGGTGTAAAATCATTAAGGTACTATCAATCCCATCATGAATATCCACCGCTTTCATATTCGTTTGATCCAACCGGGAGAAATTCCGCAAACTCAACACAATCGACCGGATGCGGTCCGCCCCTACCTTCATCGAAGCCAACATTTTGGGCAAATCTTCAATCAGAAAATCGAGGTCGATTTCTTCAATAAACTCCTGAATTTCTGATGGAGGCTCCGGGATATGATATTGGTAGAGTTTTTGCAGGTCTAACAAATCCTCTGCATATTGGGTGGCATGATTCAGATTGCCATAGATAAAGTTAACCGGATTATTAATTTCGTGAGCAATTCCAGCCACTAACTGTCCCAGGCTGGACATTTTTTCCCCTTGAATCAGTTGGGTTTGAGCATTTTGGAGGTCTTCGATCGCCTGTTCCAACTCCACCGCTTGGGCCTGGGCTTTTGCAGCAGCCGCTTGGGTTTGTTGATAGAGTTCCGCTTGAGCGATCGCAATCGCCGCTTGATCCGCGAGTTGTTGCAACAGGTCAATTTCTTGCTCTTGCCATAAGCGCGGTTGTTCGCACTCATGGGCAATTAAAAATCCCCACAAATCTGAACCCATGCAAATCGGGACGATTAAATTGGCTTTGACCTGAATGCTGTCTAAAAACTCCCGATGGCAGGCACTTAATTCAGCCGTCGCCACATTATTAATCGCTCGGATCCGGCCTTTTAAATACAAGTTAGAAACATCCGGGGGAATACATCCGGGACAGCGCACCCCTCGAACTGATTGCCAGCTTTCCCGAATATCTTCTACCGTCACCTCTCCGTTGCCCATGTCATCAAACTGATAAATCACCACGCGATCGGTATTCAGTAAATTTCGCACACGCTGGGCGATGGTTTGCAGAATAGTGCTGACATCTAAAGTGCTGCGGATTTGGTCGGTGATTTGTTTGAGGATGCGGGTAAATTTTAAAGACTGTTGGAGTTCTTCCGTGCGTTCTTGGACCTGCTGCTCTAGGTTGGCATTGAGGGAATTCACTTCTTTGTAGAGTAAATACTGCTCGATCGCCATAGAAAAATGGTTGCTGATCGAGCGGGCCATTTCAATTTCTGCCGGCTGCCAATCTTGAGCTTGTCCCGTTTTCCGTTCCCGCCATGCATCAAAGGATTGTCGAGGGAGTAATTGTTTGAGGTTACTATTAAAGCGTCCTGCCCATAGGGTTTCCGTTTCTATTTCATTTCGGAAAATGGTCAAATAGCCGAGATTCTGTTGCCGATAAAACAAAGGCGTTACCAGCACACTGCGGATGCGAGTGGGGCGGAAATCGGGGGTAAAGCTGTTAATGTGAATGGGTTTATAAATATCCGTGATTGCCCAGAAGGAACCGCCATGAGATTCGGCTAAATCAACAGTGGAATTAGCGGTTTTAAGCCAATCTTTCCACAGGGGATGTTCTTCTAGGATATCGGAGAATTCAGACTTGACCCTGTGCGGTTGTTCCCCCCAGATAAACAGTTGACTGGTGGAGTGGGCGAGGTTCCCCCGGTTGGAATTGGGTTTGGCCCCGATGTAGAGCCTACCGCCACATCCCTTGAGGGCGGTGACTGTAGCTTCTAGTGCAGCCTGGACCTCGATGGAGGGTTGAGCGTGGAGTAAGGCGGCCACCCGATTAATCGTGGCTTCTCGCGCTTGCTGTTGCTGAGTAGCTTGGAGGAGCGTTGCTTGGGCGATCGCGATCGAAACCTGATCCGCCAAGAGTTGCACCAACTGTAAATCTTCTTCAGAAATCGGGCGCGTTTCTACATGATGGGAGACAATCAACCCCCAGAGTTCCTGACGATGGAGAATGGGGACCACGATGGATGAGTTGATTCCCATTGCTCTAAGGTAGGTTAAATGACACTCATCCACAGGCCGATAGCGGATACTGTTTCCCCCGTCCCCCAATTCGTTCGAGGCATTTTCCCGGGAACTGACCCCAATTTGCTGCTTGGCAACATCCACGATGGAACAGACCCGCTCTTGGGTAAACCGTTCTCTAGCTCGTTCGGGAATATCATCCGCTGGAAAATTCAATCCTTTGAGGGACGGAAGGCGATTTTCATTAATGGACTCAGCAATCACTTTTCCGCTACTATCGGGATTGAATTGATAGACCATTACCCGATCAGTTCCTAAAAGGGAACGGATTTCAGCAGCCGTGGCAGTGAGAATTTGCTCTAAATCCAGAGATTGGCGAATCCGGTTGAGCATTCGATGCAACAACACTTCGCGATCGAGTCTTTGTGGGACGGGTTGTGCGGTATTTGTATTATTATTTTTGATTGTCATAAAAAATGTGCTTTTTTCCAATCCAGATGTTTTTACCTCAGGAAGGTCCAAAACCCTCCGTATTCGCACTAAATTAGATTTTAAGGCTCTCGAAATATGACAGGGTTGAGCGGCACAAATCCTGTTCCTCTACAACCACTTGAATTATTTCGTCGCCTTATTGAGTGCCAGTTGATCATCACCCCGCTCTAACGAGACAGGGCTTGATGCCTCATCTTTAGGTAGCTGAACCGTTCTAGTCTTTACTGACTCAGTTATTGATGAGGAGCGACATTAGCTAGAACTCCCCTAGATGAGTTTCTAGCACAGAGCTAAGGGTTTAGTTCCTGTCCTCCCAGTGACGGGTGCGATCGCCAAAACCCCCATCTTGATGCCTTTGTCAACATGATATCAATAAAATCTTAATATATTCCAGCTTTATAGGGTTGCAATGACTTATAGTCTCGTCAATTCGTTCCGACTCTTGACAAAAATCCTCGATTATAGTAAATCACCACGGGCAGTGTAATAGGAACGAGTGACGGCATCAAATCCCCCGGAGCGAAAAAACAACGGAATCTGGAAATGGCCGATTCCCGCTATGCCGAATCAAGATTTCTGTCTTGATCGTTTTTATATGTTGTGTACAGTTGCCTCTCGCTCCGGGGAAAACCCCCCTAGCCAATCAACAGTAGTGTTCCCCAATAGCCCACTTAACTAGACTCTTTCTCCTCAATGCCTCCTCGGATTTCTTCCCGAACACTCATCAACATCTGGCCGAGATGATTTTGCCCCGTGCGGTCCGCACCACAGCCCCAAAAATAATCCGTCGGGGAATCCTCCACAATAGTCAGGTCCTCCGTTCCCAGTAGAATCGCCTGGATATCTAAATGGGTCAAAAACTTCGTTAATACCGCTTCTCGCATCACCTTGAGTTTCACCCAATCCCAGTTTGAGCGCACGGTACGAGACGGATCGCGCCCTAATTTGGCCGCTTCATCAGGAGTCGGCGCATTCCGGATTTTAGTAATAATCGACTCATCCTCTACCCCAATAAATTTATGCGCTTGATAATAATGCTCGACTGTCGGCCAATGTAGGCCCTTTCTCCGAATTCCGTGGGGGGAAAAATTAGAAAAACAGCCGTAGGGTTCGTCAACTTTGTAAAAATAAATGGTCATTTCTATAGTTTAGTTTATTGATGCCTGAACATCTTCGTAATTTACTAAATATCCGCTCCTCTCAATCCCTTGAACCCTGCTGTCCCTCTTTAATTCTAGGGCCTATCCGGTGAAACCTGCCCCCTAGGGCATCAGGACCGGATGCTAGAGTGCATCGAAATCATCATGACAATTTTCTATCAGACTGGCTATAGAGGACGTTGATATAGTAGGGGGAAGACAACCGGGTTTCTTAACCAAATTTTGGCCCATTCATCACAAATTTCAGCCAGAAACCCGGTTTCTTGTCCTGGGGATTTCATTCGGTCCCGATGCTTGAGGGGATGGGTCTAAACCTGACTAGCCCCCGAAACCAGGAATTAGGTTTTTCTTGAGAC includes:
- a CDS encoding NADAR family protein codes for the protein MTIYFYKVDEPYGCFSNFSPHGIRRKGLHWPTVEHYYQAHKFIGVEDESIITKIRNAPTPDEAAKLGRDPSRTVRSNWDWVKLKVMREAVLTKFLTHLDIQAILLGTEDLTIVEDSPTDYFWGCGADRTGQNHLGQMLMSVREEIRGGIEEKESS
- a CDS encoding GAF domain-containing sensor histidine kinase, which encodes MKSQRRTSIAQGATEPYKTLSRAIARIRESLDLEHLFQATVTDLRQLLDVDRVAVFRLWPESQSSWGQIIAEDVRLPALAVLGAELGDRHRADDCNPYYQLGGIQVIPDISPFDLPPSYQDLLIRLQVKSHLCIPLHQKDNLWGLLWVHQCQEECQWEASEIEFLRLTASHLGLALERFEEQGQFQAQTSQLTQAAQRERALATTIEKIRRSLDIHTLFQTTTQEVRQLLEADRVGVYRFKPDWSGNFVGESVSPGWNPLMGNLPDIADTHLQETQGGRYRENQALAVNDIYNVGHAQCHIELLETFQAKAYIIVPILAGETLWGLLAAYQNSGPRHWYEYEVELLSQIGAQFGVAVHQAELFEQLKHQKKELSVTLENLQQAQSQLVQSEKMASLGQLVAGVAHEINNPVNFIYGNLTHVTDYVRDLLGLVEQYQEYYPTPHEAIQEFSQEIESDFLKEDLPKILSSMKVGVERIRGIVLSLRNFSRLDESEKKRVNLHEGIDSTLLILQHRLKSKGDRASIHLIKEYAELPLVDCYAAQMNQVFMNILSNAIDALEMRDRDRTPEQIRADPSWIKISSEWVEDDVASASPGDRCSTGEKTPGLMKGNVVVIRICDNGPGIPDEVRSRIFDPFFTTKPIGSGTGLGLSISYQIVVEKHGGSLTCLSQPGQGTEFRIELPMQPVPMTSQAA
- a CDS encoding V4R domain-containing protein; translation: MISISNLLKEEQLPGNYFAYDVYVKGDLELGLLENRRGDRLLAIPETLISAIYSGLEHETGSAARLVLFNCGKWWGKNFYVRFCEEISDYYGKTISQLEMVQFIQCFQQFWKTMGWGSFELNQDHYQHGFLIILAKNSPYADQAPNWNRPVCFLEAGILTSFFSQLTGRDLLCLQTTCESLGSDSNRFILGLSDRIKPAEPWILEGKDHETILKNLCQPLQ
- a CDS encoding GAF domain-containing protein encodes the protein MTIKNNNTNTAQPVPQRLDREVLLHRMLNRIRQSLDLEQILTATAAEIRSLLGTDRVMVYQFNPDSSGKVIAESINENRLPSLKGLNFPADDIPERARERFTQERVCSIVDVAKQQIGVSSRENASNELGDGGNSIRYRPVDECHLTYLRAMGINSSIVVPILHRQELWGLIVSHHVETRPISEEDLQLVQLLADQVSIAIAQATLLQATQQQQAREATINRVAALLHAQPSIEVQAALEATVTALKGCGGRLYIGAKPNSNRGNLAHSTSQLFIWGEQPHRVKSEFSDILEEHPLWKDWLKTANSTVDLAESHGGSFWAITDIYKPIHINSFTPDFRPTRIRSVLVTPLFYRQQNLGYLTIFRNEIETETLWAGRFNSNLKQLLPRQSFDAWRERKTGQAQDWQPAEIEMARSISNHFSMAIEQYLLYKEVNSLNANLEQQVQERTEELQQSLKFTRILKQITDQIRSTLDVSTILQTIAQRVRNLLNTDRVVIYQFDDMGNGEVTVEDIRESWQSVRGVRCPGCIPPDVSNLYLKGRIRAINNVATAELSACHREFLDSIQVKANLIVPICMGSDLWGFLIAHECEQPRLWQEQEIDLLQQLADQAAIAIAQAELYQQTQAAAAKAQAQAVELEQAIEDLQNAQTQLIQGEKMSSLGQLVAGIAHEINNPVNFIYGNLNHATQYAEDLLDLQKLYQYHIPEPPSEIQEFIEEIDLDFLIEDLPKMLASMKVGADRIRSIVLSLRNFSRLDQTNMKAVDIHDGIDSTLMILHHRFKAKGDRLGIEIVKEYGELPPVECFAGQLNQVFMNLLSNAIDALEDWDKERSPQERHQDPCRITIRTTLTGDDETTNAAICIFDNGPGIPEHLRSRIFEPFFTTKEIGKGTGMGLSISKQIVVDKHAGTFKCLSEPGRGTEFWIEIPILQSKPSATSEAEASNSTHLPSNW
- a CDS encoding V4R domain-containing protein, whose amino-acid sequence is MVVSTNKKPAANLEPNRQQKQPKKHNHYGFQDFFSFHPDTGIVTDWNEGRNTLTSEDFIIGLVEGLEEEVGSAASVIMYTIGCEWGTKDAEFFKKWFEKEYQRDIRQANLMFLLETWWWPFTAQGWGRWEVDLSDRKHGFMFINLFDSAVARTLGDVGKPVCYIYAGLFAGFFTCLVNKQLSCIELQCYSMGETYCKFLLGSQDRIDAAAFWQNEGATARDIQQRLEAGERLR